From the genome of Phycodurus eques isolate BA_2022a chromosome 22, UOR_Pequ_1.1, whole genome shotgun sequence, one region includes:
- the ntf3 gene encoding neurotrophin-3, giving the protein MPTAKQTKILQVNLVMSILLYVMVLVYLYGIQATNMENSRQGQQQQQQQQQQQQHQQQQQPSPDPLNSLIIQLLQADLTRGRTRGNQTQQGKSRDTDHRDALPPLHGASLVPEERGDAEQWGEAGRSGESNASVDEGQITMLNSDLLRQHKRFNSPRVLLSDRAPLQPPPLYMADDFVSGGPEGETSGNKTRKKRYTAHKSYRGEYSVCDSESQWVTDKTQGVDTRGTPVTVLGKIKTSVTQDIKQYFYETRCQTPRPFKGGCRGIDDKNWNSQCKTTQTYVRALTQVRNSVGWRWIRIDTSCVCALSRKRHRT; this is encoded by the exons ATGCCGACTGCCAAACAAACCAAG ATCTTACAGGTGAATCTAGTGATGTCCATCCTGCTCTATGTGATGGTCCTCGTGTACCTCTATGGTATCCAGGCAACCAACATGGAAAACAGTCGCCAggggcaacagcagcagcagcagcagcagcagcagcagcagcaccagcagcagcagcagcccagTCCGGACCCTTTAAACTCCCTCATCATCCAGCTCCTCCAGGCTGACCTGACCAGAGGCAGGACAAGGGGGAACCAGACCCAGCAGGGGAAAAGCAGGGACACGGACCACCGGGATGCGCTGCCGCCTCTCCACGGTGCTAGCCTGGTTCCGGAGGAACGCGGGGACGCAGAGCAGTGGGGAGAGGCGGGCCGCAGCGGCGAAAGCAACGCCAGTGTGGACGAGGGGCAGATAACCATGTTGAACTCGGACCTACTGAGGCAGCACAAGCGCTTTAATTCCCCCCGAGTGCTGCTGAGTGACCGGGCACCGCTGCAACCGCCGCCGCTGTATATGGCGGATGACTTTGTAAGCGGGGGACCAGAGGGCGAAACATCCGGAAACAAGACCCGGAAGAAGCGCTACACTGCACACAAGAGTTATCGCGGGGAATACTCCGTGTGCGACAGTGAGAGCCAGTGGGTGACTGATAAAACCCAGGGGGTGGACACGAGGGGAACCCCCGTCACCGTTTTGGGCAAAATTAAAACCAGCGTGACGCAGGatattaaacaatatttttacgAGACGCGTTGTCAGACCCCACGGCCTTTCAAGGGAGGCTGCAGGGGCATTGACGACAAGAACTGGAACTCGCAATGTAAGACGACACAGACTTACGTGCGAGCGCTAACGCAAGTTCGCAATTCAGTCGGCTGGAGGTGGATACGTATTGATACTTCTTGTGTTTGCGCACTGTCCCGGAAACGTCACAGGACGTAA